TTTTTGCATTCTGTCTTTAGACTCTGTGTTTATGTTGTTCTAAGATGGTTGCAGATTTATGTTCTTGGTGTGGAAACATAGTGGCGATGTATTATCATATATGGCTGCTAGGAACCAGGCTCGGATGAGTGTTTTAGGCATTGAGAGGCCTACTCGAGTGGCATTGATGCTGTTGCAAGAGCTCAAGGCACAAATCTTGAGCATGATCCAAGGGCAGGTGTGATCGAGGCTGGTCCGGATGATGGAGCGGTGTGTCCAGAGCAAAAAATGTAAAATGTCCCTAATGaagcatttaatttttttttcaagggACATTAGCTTTAAGTTTGATTTTAGTAGCGCAATTGTCTAATTGATGTGAATTTTTATTAACACTTGTAGGCAAGTGGCGTGGGAAAATTGTATGTTTGCGCACTATATTTTTTTTCAATATAAAACTATTATCATTTCCAGCAGAAAATTTAAtttgtattgtaattttttttttgaaaaataattaACTAATAGAGAACTGTGGGATGACCCAAGCGTTCTCTTTTCCTAGGAATAGAGAACTGTTATCAGGCCAAAGAGCTTCTTTTGCTATGGAGAATAGAGAACGGTCATCATATGCAACTGTCATTTAAGATTGGGAATATAAAACGCCTATATCAACCGTTTTATAAACTTTAGAGAACACAGACCTAAAGAAcggtcctaaggcgttctctaaaGCTTATTTTAACAGTTCTCTAAGCCATATATTGTAGTAGTGAGTTAATATTACAATAACTAtaatgtaagacggttttacattgtAAGACTGGCCATTTCTGTAAAAAGACATTTATTTATTACTACTTAATGAGTTGTCCCTTTTTTTATATTATAAGAGGATCTCACATTGTAAAACCGtctaccaatcgttggttggcgcagtggtagcatgggactgcgcttggtagggaggtctgcggatcgatcccccacaactgcgattgagaagggtttaaataccgtaatccttggacacgccccgaaatccggattagtcggcccaatgtggttcggattaccggatggtttagaccaaaaaaaacaTTGTAAAACCTTCTTGTACTATAatttgtgttgattatattaATACTAGATGGAAAAAACAAATACGGAATATATTCCGTCTATAGCTAAAatcgggtcaaatagcttgaaagtggtgacatttttttgCCCCCACCACCCCATTTGTTGCTTGTCATATTAGGAATGTAGTATTGTATTTggtccgtctttagttatagacggataagtgccgtctataatgagattttgtgtttctaAACATAGCACAAGTAAAGAAAGAAAACTATGAATTGACATTATCTATATACTAACTATTTTTGTATTACTGTTTTTCTTAAACGCCAGCGTACTAGGGATGAGCAAAAATATACAATACCGTTTTGCTCACCCCTACAGCGTACTACTCCTGTTATCTATTGTTCGATATGTCAACAAACCCGAGTTTCTCACATCAAAAGTATCCGAGAGTGTTCCTACCTGTTTCATTGGATGGCAAGTTTTGGTGGCCAATATCAGGCAGAGAGAAAAGGAACAATGGTAATCTTCCGTTAAGACGATTCAATGACAAGTCGAGGTCAATCGATTACAAATTCTCGGTATTTCTCCATTAAAGGAGTTATTGTTCAGCAAAGACATGAATAAGCTCGGAGTCCCAACTCATTCCTGTTCAAGTCCAGTACTTTAAACCCACTTAAGCTACTTAGAGCGGGCAGTGACCCGGAAATCTTGTTGTTTGACAGTATAAGGGTATTGACTATTGAGTCTGTTTATTTTCCCAATTGAATCTGAGCCTTTCAACTGATCATTCGACAAGCTTAGGATCAAAAGATTCGACAGGGGCACAAACCAACTCGGCATGGTCTCATTGAAAAAGTTGCCATCAAGTCTAAGTGTTTGAAGCTTCACCATTGTGGCCATTCTCGGTGGAATAGAGccataaaagaagtttgaactcAAGTCGAGAAATTCCAATGAAAAAAGCCGGTCAATTTTATGAGGAAGTAGACCATAGATGCCCAAAGAGCCATAAAAGAAGACAGTGGGTGGTGAAGGTTTACCTAATGACGATAACAAGTGTTCAGAGTTTCGTACATCAACCAACAATGTAATTACACGTTTGAGCCTGATTTCTGCAAGAGGCTGATCCACAGTTCGCATATGTGTCCGCTCAAACCAGGAAAACTTGTGTTGTGTTTTGTCGTCCAACATCTTCATGGCTCGCATCCTCATAACTAACAATCAGTCGTAGGTAAGATCATTCTATGAATACAACACATAATTAAcacaattaaaaaaaaagttCAAGAATGCTGACCGAAATCAGTACCATTCTGGAAGCTGGTCAAGTGAAGTTCTATTAATAGGGAGTACGAATGACCAGAGATAATCCGTGTGATAATAAGTCCCATTGAGTAAAACACCACTCAGGAGTTTCGCATCTTCAATGTAACCACTTTTCTCTGAAAAATTGTGCAGGTAGTTTCTTCTAGGGGCTTCTATCCCGCGAGACCATGAACCTATGTTACTCAGATTCGGTGTCAAGTATCGGATAAGCAAGAACCACAGATGTGAAAGCAATctgaacaaaacaaaacaaaacatagaGCCTTCCCTCCCTCTCCGTCTCTCCCACTTCCTCTCAACGCTCTCTCTCCTTCCCTCCCAACTACCCTAATTCTCCTATGAGACGATCTCATAATAATCTTATTATAAGACCTCTCATATAGGAAGTACTCCGTagttctttcatttcatttttctttgaggTCTTTGCTTCATCAGTTCGTTGCACAGTTTACTAATactaaaaaaatgaaattatGACCAAGTTTATTCTAGACTTTCAAACACATTCCCATTACCAACCACAAGAATTTTAACAATTTaagaattttaaaattttaagaatTTTAAAAAAGAAACTCGCCACAGAATAGAAATATCAAAATGTGCAAATCAAATGATCAACAACAATGTCCATCAGCAGACTAAATAGGTACTCACTTGTTGACAGACATGTTATCAAGTAATCCCACCATCGATAAGCTGCCTAAGTGAATTGATTATTGAACATGGTATCTTTCTTCTCTTCAATGGCTTCCTTCAAGGGCTCTTCCATGTCTCGCGCCTAACTGAACCGCTTTAGGTCTTCTTATATTGGAAAATTTGAATGTGCTGCACTGGTCCTATATGAGAAAAGACACTAATCAATATGATTCATTATTCACACACTGTCCGCATATATGATCGAGTTATTCATCAATATCCCAACAATTGTATGAATCAGATTTTTGGTCACCGCTTATTTTTCTATCTCAATCAACTAAATCTCCATTTCTCCTATATTTTTCTTTCCTAGTTAATCAAGTAACTTAATGCCTGGTTTAGTTTGAACCTACATTATCCGGATTCAAGTAACTTAATGCCTGATTAATTTGATGACAGTTcatcaggaaaaaaaaaaagtctaTCATGGCTAGTTACGAGCACGCGACGCATAATACAAAATAGCAAACATAACTCAGTTAAATTGCCACTCTTACCAGCAACACCTACAGTCTTCTGGCAAGACAAGACTGTGAGCGAATTTGCATTAAAGCTTCTTCCAACATATTTAATCACCTAAAACTATTTCGTCTATACTAAGACGATTTCAATAGGCTAATGTAGACAGCACAAAAATAGCTCAGTCAAATTGTTATCCTTACCACTATAGTTTCTTCCAACATATTTAATCACCTAAAAACTAATTCGTCTATAGTAATTTAACACCAAACTCCTAGCAAAAAGACGATTTCAATCTGCTAATGTAACCAAAACAAAATAGATTCAAAGTCGTCATACCTCGGCCTGAGTAACAATCTCACCACGAACAGCATATTCACATTTCAACACCTGGAGATAAAATCATAGCTAAAGTAAAAAACTTGTCCGCTACATATAACAGCTGAATTTCATTCAGCAAAAGCCTCTAAAGTTCTCATATTTTTAGTTGCAAACTAAATGCGAGCACACATTAAGCTAATTTCCAAACAATCAAATGGCAACCAACATCTAACCAATACAACACTCTAGTCCATTAAAGGTCCACAGCAAATATTCCCGCCTTCTCACTAAACGTATTTTAACCAAAGCTAGACGAATGATTGAGACGGAATTTAAACAAATGGACATATgaccaaaccaaaaaaaaatcacaaactTATATACAAACCCACATTCAAATCAAATACAATACCAAATTAAAAAAACGACTTTAACCTATACCCATcactcaaaaaaacaaaaaaacaaatccAACAGCTACCCATCACACAATCTACATTAAAACCTCAAACCCAAATCCATAAAAAAAAGGGCAGCCCGGTGCACGATGGCGTCCCCGGTAGGCAAGGGTCCCACCACAAGGGTGTAATTGGGGGCTTGGGGCAAGCCTtcccttgccattttggcaagaggccgctccaaggacttgaacccgtgacctcacGGTCACAAAGCAACACCTTGACCGGTGCGCCAAGGCTCCCCATCAATCCATATACATAAAAAATCAATCAAACAATGAAccaataaaaatacataaaaattacaCCTTTGAATTGATAGTTTGAAGTCATACCCAGATAAATTCAACAATTTTGACGCAAATTTGCCATCGTCTCCTGGCCCCCGCCGTTGATCCCGATGTCTTCGATGGCATTGTGGAGATTGTAAAATAAATGAAGAAGAAAGAGATAAGGCGGCCTTGTTAAATTATTCAATTGTATCAGTAAACAAATGACATTCTCTGCACCAACAAATCTCAGCCAAGGCAACTATATAACTATCACCTTTGTTATGCTTTTAGATCATATCCTCTGTCATAGCTACGGTGTAACGGGGTTTGGGCTTTTTAAGATGTatagatttcagcggaaaatacTTTTATTCACCAATACACGTTATAGATAAGGAAAAAATTCGGAAAGTGATTTGCGCTCCAAAATCAGTGACAGCTATAAAGAATCTGGACATGTTACAATTACAACAAAGCAAAGGCAACGAACCATTATTGTGCCACTCAAAAGTTTGATCAACTAACATCATTTCTCAATATAATATCCGATGAGCACGAAAGACGATCAGTATCACTTGTTCAATTTGGAAACGTTAGGTGCCCGCATCCTGGCTTGAGAAAACACTAAGCAAAACCCTCCAAATATACGACACAGATAACTATGAAACTTGGCTTCCAGATATGGCATCTTGGATATGCAGTTCAATACTATTTGAATTAGTACTGCAAAGTTTACTGACAAGGGAAACACAAATGATGTGCTCAAGCTTGAAACCCACACTTAACATAGAGTTTAGAACAACAAGAGCAGCTTCCAGCATATTTTGCTCAGAAAGGGAATGAATGACTGTTTCAAAAACCATTTTATGAGGAACAAGCCTCATTTCTAGCATATCAGATAACCACTGGAACCCTTCAAATGCTGATCCTTCCTTGCATAACCCAACTATAATACATTCACGGTTGAAAGTTGAAGGTTCAACACCCTTATTCAACATCTCTGTCAAAAACTCCAATGCTTGCTGGGTTTTTCCTACCCGACAAAGTAATTCGATAAGAGACGTGTACGATGACGTGGTAGGCCTTAAACCACATGCCACAAGCGATTCAAAGAAATGTAGGCCCTTATCAAAATCCCCTTGTTTGCAAAAGCCTCGAATCAAAGAATTATATGTGAGAACATCACGAGCAACGCCATTCCGGGGCATCTCTTCAAATAAGTCACAAGCTTCCTTCATTTCGCCGTTCTTGCATAACCCAGCGATCAAAGTATTATAGTTCACATTGTTAAGCTTATAACCTCTATCACGCATCTCTTTGACCAACTTTCGCGCCTCTTCAAGATCACCGGTCTTGCAATACCCATATATAAGTACATTATATGTATACTCATTAGGAAGCACGCCTTTCTCTCCCATTTCACTCCATAACTTCTTAGCTTTTTCAATCAAATTCTTCCGACAAAGCCCTTGAAGCATTATCGTATAGAATTTCGTATCAGGCCTATACCCTCTTTCCCTAATATCGTTAAAAATCTTATAGGCCTCACCTTCTCTCCCCCTTTTACAAAGAGCATATATAATTCCTTGATAAGTATAAATATCGGGATTTTGATTCATTCCAATCATCATATGCAAAATTTCGGAGACCCGAGCAAAGTCTCCATCCTTGGAGAGGGCTACTATCAAACAGTTCAAAGCATCATTACGAGGAATGAACCCGCCGTCCCTAACTTGCCTTAGAGCTTCATAACCACTTACAGGTTTGTCATCAACAACAAATGCCTGAATCAAATACCCAGCAGTCTCAACATCACCAACAACTCCACTGTCCATCATCTCCCCATACAACTTCCAGAAAACATCAGTCCTCTTACCGCGAACCGCTTTAGACAATACTAAATTCCAACTGATCAGTGAAGGGCAAATCCCATAAGACTTGAACTTTCCAAGTAAATCAAGACCCTCATCAAAAAATCCACCATCAAACAAGGAACACAACAAAGATTCTAACAAACCCGAATCGGGCTCGAACTTCGGAGCATTATCCAGAAATGATTTAGC
This sequence is a window from Silene latifolia isolate original U9 population chromosome 8, ASM4854445v1, whole genome shotgun sequence. Protein-coding genes within it:
- the LOC141597264 gene encoding uncharacterized protein LOC141597264 — its product is MAKIASLIFNPLRQNPNLCLRFKSMSISTQDQNLSNVAQQVWDIIREQPRWESTLISQFPSFDFSNPNFFNEVIKIQTNVFLSLRLFDWLSSNHGFSPDPKSSNCLFNALVNAKASVLAKSFLDNAPKFEPDSGLLESLLCSLFDGGFFDEGLDLLGKFKSYGICPSLISWNLVLSKAVRGKRTDVFWKLYGEMMDSGVVGDVETAGYLIQAFVVDDKPVSGYEALRQVRDGGFIPRNDALNCLIVALSKDGDFARVSEILHMMIGMNQNPDIYTYQGIIYALCKRGREGEAYKIFNDIRERGYRPDTKFYTIMLQGLCRKNLIEKAKKLWSEMGEKGVLPNEYTYNVLIYGYCKTGDLEEARKLVKEMRDRGYKLNNVNYNTLIAGLCKNGEMKEACDLFEEMPRNGVARDVLTYNSLIRGFCKQGDFDKGLHFFESLVACGLRPTTSSYTSLIELLCRVGKTQQALEFLTEMLNKGVEPSTFNRECIIVGLCKEGSAFEGFQWLSDMLEMRLVPHKMVFETVIHSLSEQNMLEAALVVLNSMLSVGFKLEHIICVSLVSKLCSTNSNSIELHIQDAISGSQVS